A single Phalacrocorax aristotelis chromosome 30, bGulAri2.1, whole genome shotgun sequence DNA region contains:
- the MARK4 gene encoding MAP/microtubule affinity-regulating kinase 4 isoform X4 — MSSRSALAAGNERNADTLAGLGGSRSEKGSAWSSRSLGARCRNSIASCPEEQPHIGNYRLLRTIGKGNFAKVKLARHILTGREVAIKIIDKTQLNPTSLQKLFREVRIMKGLNHPNIVKLFEVIETEKTLYLVMEYASAGEVFDYLVSHGRMKEKEARAKFRQIVSAVHYCHQKNIVHRDLKAENLLLDADANIKIADFGFSNEFTLGSKLDTFCGSPPYAAPELFQGKKYDGPEVDIWSLGVILYTLVSGSLPFDGHNLKELRERVLRGKYRVPFYMSTDCENILRRFLVLNPAKRCTLEQIMKDKWINIGYEGDELKPYKEPEEDFGDAKRIEVMVGMGYTREEIKESLSNQKYNEVTATYLLLGRKNEVEAGESRTGSSLSLARVRAPSEAANGTGKPSSHGKSQRGATTYHRQRRHSDFCGPSPVPMHPKRSPTSAGDAELKEERMPTRKASCSVVSSGRGMPPSSPMVSSANNPNKSEIPDRHKDGAINTNNLPSSVMARRNTYVCTERPGTDRHSLLQNGKENSSVAGRVPPASPSSHSIAAASSERARLARGTTVRSTFHGGQVRDRRTGGGPNGPPASPTLAPEALPLPQSRSRATSNLFSKLTSKLTRRVTLDPSKRQSSNRCVSGTPTPPGAKIRSQTNLRESGDLRSQVAIYLGIKRKPNPGCSDAPGM; from the exons ATGTCTTCGCGCTCCGCCCTGGCGGCGGGGAACGAGCGGAACGCGGACACA CTCGCAGGCCTGGGGGGCAGCCGCTCGGAGAAGGGCTCGGCCTGGTCCAGCCGCTCGCTGGGTGCCCGCTGCCGCAACTCCATTGCCTCCTGCCCCGAGGAGCAGCCCCACATCGGCAACTACCGCCTGCTGCGCACCATCGGCAAAGGCAACTTCGCCAAGGTCAAGCTGGCCCGGCACATCCTCACCGGCCGCGAG GTGGCCATAAAAATCATCGACAAGACGCAGCTGAACCCCACCAGCCTCCAGAAG CTCTTCCGGGAAGTTCGCATTATGAAGGGGCTGAACCACCCCAACATTG TGAAACTGTTTGAGGTCATTGAGACGGAGAAGACGCTGTACCTGGTGATGGAGTATGCCAGTGCTG GCGAAGTGTTCGACTACCTTGTGTCCCATGGGAGgatgaaggagaaggaggcacGTGCCAAGTTCAGACAG ATTGTCTCAGCTGTTCACTACTGCCACCAGAAAAACATCGTGCACCGGGACCTCAAG GCAGAGAACCTGCTGCTGGATGCTGATGCCAACATCAAGATCGCTGACTTTGGGTTCAGCAACGAGTTCACGCTGGGCTCCAAGCTGGACACCTTCTGCGGGTCCCCGCCTTACGCTGCCCCTGAGCTCTTCCAGGGCAAAAAGTACGACGGCCCTGAGGTCGACATCTGGAGCTTGGGCGTCATCCTCTACACCCTGGTCAGCGGCTCCCTGCCCTTCGATGGCCACAACCTCAAG GAGCTGCGGGAGCGGGTGCTGCGGGGCAAGTACCGGGTGCCCTTTTACATGTCTACCGACTGCGAGAACATCCTGCGCCGGTTCCTGGTCCTGAACCCGGCCAAGCGCTGCACCCTGGAG CAAATCATGAAGGACAAGTGGATCAACATTGGTTATGAGGGCGACGAGCTGAAGCCCTACAAAGAGCCCGAGGAGGACTTTGGAGACGCCAAGCGCATTG AGGTGATGGTGGGCATGGGCTACACCCGGGAGGAGATCAAGGAGTCCCTGAGCAACCAGAAGTACAACGAGGTGACGGCCACCTACCTCCTGCTGGGCAGGAAGAACGAG GTGGAGGCAGGCGAATCGCGTACGGGCAGCAGCCTCTCCCTGGCCCGGGTGCGGGCACCCAGCGAGGCAGCCAACGGCACCGGCAAGCCATCCTCCCATGGCAAGAGCCAGCGCGGTGCCACCACCTACCACCGGCAGCGGCGGCACAGTGACTTTT GCGGCCCCTCGCCGGTGCCCATGCACCCCAAGCGCAGCCCCACCAGCGCAGGCGACGCGGAGCTGAAGGAGGAACGTATGCCCACCCGCAAGGCCAGCTGCAGCGTGGTGAGCAGCGGGCGCGGGATGCCCCCCTCTAGCCCCATGGTCAGCAGCGCCAACAACCCCAACAAGTCTGAGATCCCCGACCGGCACAAGGACGGAGCCATCAACACG AACAACCTCCCCTCGAGCGTGATGGCACGCAGGAACACCTACGTCTGCACCGAGCGCCCAGGCACCGACCGCCACTCGCTGCTGCAGAACGGCAAGGAGAACAG CTCTGTCGCCGGCCGGGTGCCGCCAGCGTCACCCTCCAGCCACAGCATTGCCGCAGCCTCCTCGGAGCGGGCCCGCCTGGCGCGGGGCACCACAGTCCGCAGCACCTTCCACGGCGGGCAAGTGCGGGATCGGCGAACGGGGGGCGGTCCCAACGGGCCCCCCGCCTCCCCGACGCTGGCACCCGAGGCCTTGCCATTGCCCCAGAGCCGCTCGCGGGCCACCTCCAACCTCTTCAGCAAGCTGACCTCCAAGCTGACCCGCAG gGTCACTCTTGACCCCTCTAAGCGGCAGAGCTCTAATAGGTGCGTCTCGGGCACCCCCACGCCTCCAGGAGCCAAAATCA ggTCGCAGACGAACCTGAGAGAATCGGGGGACCTGCGCTCACAAG TTGCCATCTACCTTGGGATCAAAAGGAAGCCGAACCCCGGCTGCTCCGATGCCCCTGGCATGTGA
- the MARK4 gene encoding MAP/microtubule affinity-regulating kinase 4 isoform X2, with amino-acid sequence MSSRSALAAGNERNADTLAGLGGSRSEKGSAWSSRSLGARCRNSIASCPEEQPHIGNYRLLRTIGKGNFAKVKLARHILTGREVAIKIIDKTQLNPTSLQKLFREVRIMKGLNHPNIVKLFEVIETEKTLYLVMEYASAGEVFDYLVSHGRMKEKEARAKFRQIVSAVHYCHQKNIVHRDLKAENLLLDADANIKIADFGFSNEFTLGSKLDTFCGSPPYAAPELFQGKKYDGPEVDIWSLGVILYTLVSGSLPFDGHNLKELRERVLRGKYRVPFYMSTDCENILRRFLVLNPAKRCTLEQIMKDKWINIGYEGDELKPYKEPEEDFGDAKRIEVMVGMGYTREEIKESLSNQKYNEVTATYLLLGRKNEVEAGESRTGSSLSLARVRAPSEAANGTGKPSSHGKSQRGATTYHRQRRHSDFCGPSPVPMHPKRSPTSAGDAELKEERMPTRKASCSVVSSGRGMPPSSPMVSSANNPNKSEIPDRHKDGAINTNNLPSSVMARRNTYVCTERPGTDRHSLLQNGKENSSVAGRVPPASPSSHSIAAASSERARLARGTTVRSTFHGGQVRDRRTGGGPNGPPASPTLAPEALPLPQSRSRATSNLFSKLTSKLTRRVADEPERIGGPALTSCHLPWDQKEAEPRLLRCPWHVKVTSARPAEAVMAALQQATLSAGCRARQPQPFLLSCTHDRGPSEHFCHFEAEVCRIQRLGLHGVLFRRLAGTAGAFRATLARVSGQLQL; translated from the exons ATGTCTTCGCGCTCCGCCCTGGCGGCGGGGAACGAGCGGAACGCGGACACA CTCGCAGGCCTGGGGGGCAGCCGCTCGGAGAAGGGCTCGGCCTGGTCCAGCCGCTCGCTGGGTGCCCGCTGCCGCAACTCCATTGCCTCCTGCCCCGAGGAGCAGCCCCACATCGGCAACTACCGCCTGCTGCGCACCATCGGCAAAGGCAACTTCGCCAAGGTCAAGCTGGCCCGGCACATCCTCACCGGCCGCGAG GTGGCCATAAAAATCATCGACAAGACGCAGCTGAACCCCACCAGCCTCCAGAAG CTCTTCCGGGAAGTTCGCATTATGAAGGGGCTGAACCACCCCAACATTG TGAAACTGTTTGAGGTCATTGAGACGGAGAAGACGCTGTACCTGGTGATGGAGTATGCCAGTGCTG GCGAAGTGTTCGACTACCTTGTGTCCCATGGGAGgatgaaggagaaggaggcacGTGCCAAGTTCAGACAG ATTGTCTCAGCTGTTCACTACTGCCACCAGAAAAACATCGTGCACCGGGACCTCAAG GCAGAGAACCTGCTGCTGGATGCTGATGCCAACATCAAGATCGCTGACTTTGGGTTCAGCAACGAGTTCACGCTGGGCTCCAAGCTGGACACCTTCTGCGGGTCCCCGCCTTACGCTGCCCCTGAGCTCTTCCAGGGCAAAAAGTACGACGGCCCTGAGGTCGACATCTGGAGCTTGGGCGTCATCCTCTACACCCTGGTCAGCGGCTCCCTGCCCTTCGATGGCCACAACCTCAAG GAGCTGCGGGAGCGGGTGCTGCGGGGCAAGTACCGGGTGCCCTTTTACATGTCTACCGACTGCGAGAACATCCTGCGCCGGTTCCTGGTCCTGAACCCGGCCAAGCGCTGCACCCTGGAG CAAATCATGAAGGACAAGTGGATCAACATTGGTTATGAGGGCGACGAGCTGAAGCCCTACAAAGAGCCCGAGGAGGACTTTGGAGACGCCAAGCGCATTG AGGTGATGGTGGGCATGGGCTACACCCGGGAGGAGATCAAGGAGTCCCTGAGCAACCAGAAGTACAACGAGGTGACGGCCACCTACCTCCTGCTGGGCAGGAAGAACGAG GTGGAGGCAGGCGAATCGCGTACGGGCAGCAGCCTCTCCCTGGCCCGGGTGCGGGCACCCAGCGAGGCAGCCAACGGCACCGGCAAGCCATCCTCCCATGGCAAGAGCCAGCGCGGTGCCACCACCTACCACCGGCAGCGGCGGCACAGTGACTTTT GCGGCCCCTCGCCGGTGCCCATGCACCCCAAGCGCAGCCCCACCAGCGCAGGCGACGCGGAGCTGAAGGAGGAACGTATGCCCACCCGCAAGGCCAGCTGCAGCGTGGTGAGCAGCGGGCGCGGGATGCCCCCCTCTAGCCCCATGGTCAGCAGCGCCAACAACCCCAACAAGTCTGAGATCCCCGACCGGCACAAGGACGGAGCCATCAACACG AACAACCTCCCCTCGAGCGTGATGGCACGCAGGAACACCTACGTCTGCACCGAGCGCCCAGGCACCGACCGCCACTCGCTGCTGCAGAACGGCAAGGAGAACAG CTCTGTCGCCGGCCGGGTGCCGCCAGCGTCACCCTCCAGCCACAGCATTGCCGCAGCCTCCTCGGAGCGGGCCCGCCTGGCGCGGGGCACCACAGTCCGCAGCACCTTCCACGGCGGGCAAGTGCGGGATCGGCGAACGGGGGGCGGTCCCAACGGGCCCCCCGCCTCCCCGACGCTGGCACCCGAGGCCTTGCCATTGCCCCAGAGCCGCTCGCGGGCCACCTCCAACCTCTTCAGCAAGCTGACCTCCAAGCTGACCCGCAG ggTCGCAGACGAACCTGAGAGAATCGGGGGACCTGCGCTCACAAG TTGCCATCTACCTTGGGATCAAAAGGAAGCCGAACCCCGGCTGCTCCGATGCCCCTGGCATGTGAAGGTGACGAGCGCCCGGCCGGCCGAGGCGGTGATGGCGGCGCTGCAGCAGGCCACCCTCTCGGCCGGCTGCCGCGcccgccagccccagcccttcctGCTCTCCTGCACCCACGACCGGGGCCCCAGCGAGCACTTCTGCCATTTCGAGGCTGAGGTTTGCCGGATCCAGCGCCTCGGCCTCCACGGCGTGCTCTTCCGGCGCCTGGCTGGCACTGCTGGCGCTTTCCGTGCCACCTTGGCACGTGTGTCCGGTCAGCTCCAGCTCTAG
- the MARK4 gene encoding MAP/microtubule affinity-regulating kinase 4 isoform X1: MSSRSALAAGNERNADTLAGLGGSRSEKGSAWSSRSLGARCRNSIASCPEEQPHIGNYRLLRTIGKGNFAKVKLARHILTGREVAIKIIDKTQLNPTSLQKLFREVRIMKGLNHPNIVKLFEVIETEKTLYLVMEYASAGEVFDYLVSHGRMKEKEARAKFRQIVSAVHYCHQKNIVHRDLKAENLLLDADANIKIADFGFSNEFTLGSKLDTFCGSPPYAAPELFQGKKYDGPEVDIWSLGVILYTLVSGSLPFDGHNLKELRERVLRGKYRVPFYMSTDCENILRRFLVLNPAKRCTLEQIMKDKWINIGYEGDELKPYKEPEEDFGDAKRIEVMVGMGYTREEIKESLSNQKYNEVTATYLLLGRKNEVEAGESRTGSSLSLARVRAPSEAANGTGKPSSHGKSQRGATTYHRQRRHSDFCGPSPVPMHPKRSPTSAGDAELKEERMPTRKASCSVVSSGRGMPPSSPMVSSANNPNKSEIPDRHKDGAINTGPAAFQNNLPSSVMARRNTYVCTERPGTDRHSLLQNGKENSSVAGRVPPASPSSHSIAAASSERARLARGTTVRSTFHGGQVRDRRTGGGPNGPPASPTLAPEALPLPQSRSRATSNLFSKLTSKLTRRVADEPERIGGPALTSCHLPWDQKEAEPRLLRCPWHVKVTSARPAEAVMAALQQATLSAGCRARQPQPFLLSCTHDRGPSEHFCHFEAEVCRIQRLGLHGVLFRRLAGTAGAFRATLARVSGQLQL; this comes from the exons ATGTCTTCGCGCTCCGCCCTGGCGGCGGGGAACGAGCGGAACGCGGACACA CTCGCAGGCCTGGGGGGCAGCCGCTCGGAGAAGGGCTCGGCCTGGTCCAGCCGCTCGCTGGGTGCCCGCTGCCGCAACTCCATTGCCTCCTGCCCCGAGGAGCAGCCCCACATCGGCAACTACCGCCTGCTGCGCACCATCGGCAAAGGCAACTTCGCCAAGGTCAAGCTGGCCCGGCACATCCTCACCGGCCGCGAG GTGGCCATAAAAATCATCGACAAGACGCAGCTGAACCCCACCAGCCTCCAGAAG CTCTTCCGGGAAGTTCGCATTATGAAGGGGCTGAACCACCCCAACATTG TGAAACTGTTTGAGGTCATTGAGACGGAGAAGACGCTGTACCTGGTGATGGAGTATGCCAGTGCTG GCGAAGTGTTCGACTACCTTGTGTCCCATGGGAGgatgaaggagaaggaggcacGTGCCAAGTTCAGACAG ATTGTCTCAGCTGTTCACTACTGCCACCAGAAAAACATCGTGCACCGGGACCTCAAG GCAGAGAACCTGCTGCTGGATGCTGATGCCAACATCAAGATCGCTGACTTTGGGTTCAGCAACGAGTTCACGCTGGGCTCCAAGCTGGACACCTTCTGCGGGTCCCCGCCTTACGCTGCCCCTGAGCTCTTCCAGGGCAAAAAGTACGACGGCCCTGAGGTCGACATCTGGAGCTTGGGCGTCATCCTCTACACCCTGGTCAGCGGCTCCCTGCCCTTCGATGGCCACAACCTCAAG GAGCTGCGGGAGCGGGTGCTGCGGGGCAAGTACCGGGTGCCCTTTTACATGTCTACCGACTGCGAGAACATCCTGCGCCGGTTCCTGGTCCTGAACCCGGCCAAGCGCTGCACCCTGGAG CAAATCATGAAGGACAAGTGGATCAACATTGGTTATGAGGGCGACGAGCTGAAGCCCTACAAAGAGCCCGAGGAGGACTTTGGAGACGCCAAGCGCATTG AGGTGATGGTGGGCATGGGCTACACCCGGGAGGAGATCAAGGAGTCCCTGAGCAACCAGAAGTACAACGAGGTGACGGCCACCTACCTCCTGCTGGGCAGGAAGAACGAG GTGGAGGCAGGCGAATCGCGTACGGGCAGCAGCCTCTCCCTGGCCCGGGTGCGGGCACCCAGCGAGGCAGCCAACGGCACCGGCAAGCCATCCTCCCATGGCAAGAGCCAGCGCGGTGCCACCACCTACCACCGGCAGCGGCGGCACAGTGACTTTT GCGGCCCCTCGCCGGTGCCCATGCACCCCAAGCGCAGCCCCACCAGCGCAGGCGACGCGGAGCTGAAGGAGGAACGTATGCCCACCCGCAAGGCCAGCTGCAGCGTGGTGAGCAGCGGGCGCGGGATGCCCCCCTCTAGCCCCATGGTCAGCAGCGCCAACAACCCCAACAAGTCTGAGATCCCCGACCGGCACAAGGACGGAGCCATCAACACG GGACCCGCTGCCTTCCAGAACAACCTCCCCTCGAGCGTGATGGCACGCAGGAACACCTACGTCTGCACCGAGCGCCCAGGCACCGACCGCCACTCGCTGCTGCAGAACGGCAAGGAGAACAG CTCTGTCGCCGGCCGGGTGCCGCCAGCGTCACCCTCCAGCCACAGCATTGCCGCAGCCTCCTCGGAGCGGGCCCGCCTGGCGCGGGGCACCACAGTCCGCAGCACCTTCCACGGCGGGCAAGTGCGGGATCGGCGAACGGGGGGCGGTCCCAACGGGCCCCCCGCCTCCCCGACGCTGGCACCCGAGGCCTTGCCATTGCCCCAGAGCCGCTCGCGGGCCACCTCCAACCTCTTCAGCAAGCTGACCTCCAAGCTGACCCGCAG ggTCGCAGACGAACCTGAGAGAATCGGGGGACCTGCGCTCACAAG TTGCCATCTACCTTGGGATCAAAAGGAAGCCGAACCCCGGCTGCTCCGATGCCCCTGGCATGTGAAGGTGACGAGCGCCCGGCCGGCCGAGGCGGTGATGGCGGCGCTGCAGCAGGCCACCCTCTCGGCCGGCTGCCGCGcccgccagccccagcccttcctGCTCTCCTGCACCCACGACCGGGGCCCCAGCGAGCACTTCTGCCATTTCGAGGCTGAGGTTTGCCGGATCCAGCGCCTCGGCCTCCACGGCGTGCTCTTCCGGCGCCTGGCTGGCACTGCTGGCGCTTTCCGTGCCACCTTGGCACGTGTGTCCGGTCAGCTCCAGCTCTAG
- the CKM gene encoding LOW QUALITY PROTEIN: creatine kinase M-type (The sequence of the model RefSeq protein was modified relative to this genomic sequence to represent the inferred CDS: inserted 1 base in 1 codon) gives MPFSNTHNKYKLKFSAEEEFPDLSKHNNHMAKVLTPALYQRLRDKETPSGFTLDDVIQTGVDNPGHPFIMTVGCVAXDEESYEVFKELFDPVIQDRHGGYKPTDKHRTDLNHENLKGGDDLDPKYVLSSRVRTGRSIKGYSLPPHCSRGERRAIEKLSVNALNSLEGEFKGRYYPLKAMTEQEQQQLIDDHFLFDKPVSPLLLASGMARDWPDARGIWHNDNKTFLVWVNEEDHLRVISMEKGGNMKEVFRRFCVGLKKIEEIFKKAGHPFMWTEHLGYILTCPSNLGTGLRGGVHVRLAKLSQHPKFEEILKRLRLQKRGTGGVDTAAVGAVFDISNADRLGFSEVEQVQMVVDGVKLMVEMEKKLEQNQPIDDMIPAQK, from the exons ATGCCGTTCAGCAACACCCACAACAAGTACAAGCTGAAGTTCTCAGCGGAGGAGGAGTTCCCCGACCTCTCCAAGCACAACAACCACATGGCCAAGGTCCTCACCCCCGCCCTCTACCAGCGCCTGCGGGACAAGGAGACCCCCAGCGGCTTCACCCTCGATGACGTCATCCAGACTGGCGTTGACAACCCCG GCCACCCCTTCATCATGACGGTGGGCTGCGTGG GGGACGAGGAGTCTTATGAGGTCTTCAAGGAACTCTTCGACCCAGTGATCCAGGACCGCCACGGTGGCTACAAACCCACCGACAAGCACCGCACCGACCTCAACCATGAGAACCTCAAG gggggagacgACCTGGACCCCAAGTACGTGCTGAGCAGCCGGGTGCGCACGGGGCGCAGCATCAAGGGCTACTCCCTGCCCCCccactgcagccggggagaacgCCGCGCCATCGAGAAGCTGTCCGTCAACG CCCTGAACAGCCTGGAAGGGGAGTTCAAGGGCCGGTACTACCCGCTGAAAGCCATGacggagcaggagcagcagcagcttatCGATGACCATTTCCTCTTCGACAAGCCAGTCTCGCCCCTGCTGCTGGCCTCGGGCATGGCCCGCGACTGGCCCGACGCCCGTGGCATCTG GCACAATGACAACAAGACCTTCCTGGTGTGGGTGAACGAGGAGGACCATCTCCGCGTCATCTCCATGGAGAAGGGGGGGAACATGAAGGAGGTGTTCAGGCGCTTCTGCGTTGGCCTCAAGAAG ATTGAGGAGATCTTCAAGAAGGCAGGCCACCCCTTCATGTGGACGGAGCACCTGGGCTACATCCTGACCTGCCCCTCCAACCTGGGGacggggctgcgggggggcgTCCATGTCCGCCTGGCCAAGCTCAGCCAGCACCCCAAGTTCGAGGAGATCCTCAAGCGCCTCCGCCTCCAGAAGCGCGGCACAG GTGGAGTGGACACAGCAGCCGTGGGCGCTGTCTTTGACATCTCCAACGCCGACCGCTTGGGCTTCTCGGAGGTGGAGCAGGTGCAGATGGTGGTGGATGGGGTGAAGCTGATGGTGGAGATGGAGAAGAAACTGGAGCAGAACCAGCCCATCGACGACATGATCCCCGCCCAAAAATAG
- the MARK4 gene encoding MAP/microtubule affinity-regulating kinase 4 isoform X3, which yields MSSRSALAAGNERNADTLAGLGGSRSEKGSAWSSRSLGARCRNSIASCPEEQPHIGNYRLLRTIGKGNFAKVKLARHILTGREVAIKIIDKTQLNPTSLQKLFREVRIMKGLNHPNIVKLFEVIETEKTLYLVMEYASAGEVFDYLVSHGRMKEKEARAKFRQIVSAVHYCHQKNIVHRDLKAENLLLDADANIKIADFGFSNEFTLGSKLDTFCGSPPYAAPELFQGKKYDGPEVDIWSLGVILYTLVSGSLPFDGHNLKELRERVLRGKYRVPFYMSTDCENILRRFLVLNPAKRCTLEQIMKDKWINIGYEGDELKPYKEPEEDFGDAKRIEVMVGMGYTREEIKESLSNQKYNEVTATYLLLGRKNEVEAGESRTGSSLSLARVRAPSEAANGTGKPSSHGKSQRGATTYHRQRRHSDFCGPSPVPMHPKRSPTSAGDAELKEERMPTRKASCSVVSSGRGMPPSSPMVSSANNPNKSEIPDRHKDGAINTGPAAFQNNLPSSVMARRNTYVCTERPGTDRHSLLQNGKENSSVAGRVPPASPSSHSIAAASSERARLARGTTVRSTFHGGQVRDRRTGGGPNGPPASPTLAPEALPLPQSRSRATSNLFSKLTSKLTRRVTLDPSKRQSSNRCVSGTPTPPGAKIRSQTNLRESGDLRSQVAIYLGIKRKPNPGCSDAPGM from the exons ATGTCTTCGCGCTCCGCCCTGGCGGCGGGGAACGAGCGGAACGCGGACACA CTCGCAGGCCTGGGGGGCAGCCGCTCGGAGAAGGGCTCGGCCTGGTCCAGCCGCTCGCTGGGTGCCCGCTGCCGCAACTCCATTGCCTCCTGCCCCGAGGAGCAGCCCCACATCGGCAACTACCGCCTGCTGCGCACCATCGGCAAAGGCAACTTCGCCAAGGTCAAGCTGGCCCGGCACATCCTCACCGGCCGCGAG GTGGCCATAAAAATCATCGACAAGACGCAGCTGAACCCCACCAGCCTCCAGAAG CTCTTCCGGGAAGTTCGCATTATGAAGGGGCTGAACCACCCCAACATTG TGAAACTGTTTGAGGTCATTGAGACGGAGAAGACGCTGTACCTGGTGATGGAGTATGCCAGTGCTG GCGAAGTGTTCGACTACCTTGTGTCCCATGGGAGgatgaaggagaaggaggcacGTGCCAAGTTCAGACAG ATTGTCTCAGCTGTTCACTACTGCCACCAGAAAAACATCGTGCACCGGGACCTCAAG GCAGAGAACCTGCTGCTGGATGCTGATGCCAACATCAAGATCGCTGACTTTGGGTTCAGCAACGAGTTCACGCTGGGCTCCAAGCTGGACACCTTCTGCGGGTCCCCGCCTTACGCTGCCCCTGAGCTCTTCCAGGGCAAAAAGTACGACGGCCCTGAGGTCGACATCTGGAGCTTGGGCGTCATCCTCTACACCCTGGTCAGCGGCTCCCTGCCCTTCGATGGCCACAACCTCAAG GAGCTGCGGGAGCGGGTGCTGCGGGGCAAGTACCGGGTGCCCTTTTACATGTCTACCGACTGCGAGAACATCCTGCGCCGGTTCCTGGTCCTGAACCCGGCCAAGCGCTGCACCCTGGAG CAAATCATGAAGGACAAGTGGATCAACATTGGTTATGAGGGCGACGAGCTGAAGCCCTACAAAGAGCCCGAGGAGGACTTTGGAGACGCCAAGCGCATTG AGGTGATGGTGGGCATGGGCTACACCCGGGAGGAGATCAAGGAGTCCCTGAGCAACCAGAAGTACAACGAGGTGACGGCCACCTACCTCCTGCTGGGCAGGAAGAACGAG GTGGAGGCAGGCGAATCGCGTACGGGCAGCAGCCTCTCCCTGGCCCGGGTGCGGGCACCCAGCGAGGCAGCCAACGGCACCGGCAAGCCATCCTCCCATGGCAAGAGCCAGCGCGGTGCCACCACCTACCACCGGCAGCGGCGGCACAGTGACTTTT GCGGCCCCTCGCCGGTGCCCATGCACCCCAAGCGCAGCCCCACCAGCGCAGGCGACGCGGAGCTGAAGGAGGAACGTATGCCCACCCGCAAGGCCAGCTGCAGCGTGGTGAGCAGCGGGCGCGGGATGCCCCCCTCTAGCCCCATGGTCAGCAGCGCCAACAACCCCAACAAGTCTGAGATCCCCGACCGGCACAAGGACGGAGCCATCAACACG GGACCCGCTGCCTTCCAGAACAACCTCCCCTCGAGCGTGATGGCACGCAGGAACACCTACGTCTGCACCGAGCGCCCAGGCACCGACCGCCACTCGCTGCTGCAGAACGGCAAGGAGAACAG CTCTGTCGCCGGCCGGGTGCCGCCAGCGTCACCCTCCAGCCACAGCATTGCCGCAGCCTCCTCGGAGCGGGCCCGCCTGGCGCGGGGCACCACAGTCCGCAGCACCTTCCACGGCGGGCAAGTGCGGGATCGGCGAACGGGGGGCGGTCCCAACGGGCCCCCCGCCTCCCCGACGCTGGCACCCGAGGCCTTGCCATTGCCCCAGAGCCGCTCGCGGGCCACCTCCAACCTCTTCAGCAAGCTGACCTCCAAGCTGACCCGCAG gGTCACTCTTGACCCCTCTAAGCGGCAGAGCTCTAATAGGTGCGTCTCGGGCACCCCCACGCCTCCAGGAGCCAAAATCA ggTCGCAGACGAACCTGAGAGAATCGGGGGACCTGCGCTCACAAG TTGCCATCTACCTTGGGATCAAAAGGAAGCCGAACCCCGGCTGCTCCGATGCCCCTGGCATGTGA